The following are from one region of the Silene latifolia isolate original U9 population chromosome 9, ASM4854445v1, whole genome shotgun sequence genome:
- the LOC141601540 gene encoding uncharacterized protein LOC141601540, with the protein MAPFEALYCRKCRSPVCWDDHSDAVVLGPEMIQEMVEQLRRYLSDPSHVLSPEVIEVDEQLSYLETTKEILDRKVRKTRNLETALVKVLWTNHNVDEATWETEASMRESYPHLFA; encoded by the exons atggcaccctTCGAGGCACTCTATTGTAGGAAATGcaggagtcctgtgtgttgggatgatcatTCTGACGCTGTCGTTTTGGGGCCAGAGATGattcaggagatggttgaacag TTGCGGAGGTACTTgagcgatccatcacatgtgttgagTCCTGAGGTGATCGAGGTGGATGAGCAGTTGTCCTATCTGGAGACAACTAAGGAGATTTTGgacaggaaagtgaggaagaccaGGAATTTAGAGACAGCTTTGGTGAAAGTCTTGTGGACTAACCACAATGTTGATGAAGCTACATGGGAGACTGAGGCTTCCATGAGGGAAAGCTATCCACACCTGTTTGCATaa